The stretch of DNA AGCAAAAATCGTCCACAGAATTGACAAGAAAACAACAGGTCTGCTAATATTGGCAAAAAGCTCCTATGCTGCTGCAGAAATTAGCAAATTATTTCGGGATAAAGACATCAACAAGACCTATTTAGCAATTTTATGTGGGGTGCCAGAGGAAAGAAAAGGAGTTATTCAAACGGTGATTCCAAAGTTTGAATCAGATTCGTCAAAAGAGCAAGCTGCAGAGACTAAATTCCGAGTCCTAGTTACATATCAAGATATGTTGTCATTGGTTGAGATGACCCCTCTAACCGGCAGAAAACATCAGATTAGGTTGCATAGTAAAGAAATAAACTGCCCGATACTGGGAGACTCAAAAAACAAATATCGCGGCAGTGGCAATAAAAATAGTGTATACAAAAATGCCAAACTTCACTTACATGCTTATTCTTTAAGCTTTAAGTTATTTGACAAAACTTATAATTTAAAAGCAAAACTCCCTGATCATTTTTTGGACACCATGACAAAATATTTTCCAACTGCAAAAATTAAGGGGTATGACTTCTAAACAGATAGCTATATATCCAGGAACTTTCGACCCAATTACGCTGGGGCACCTTGATGTTATAAAACGCTCTTCCTTGATATTTGGCAAATTAATAATAGCGGTTGCTGCAAATCCATCTAAAACTCCATTATTCTCTGTTGAAGAAAGGAAGGGGATGATAAAAGAAGAACTCTTTTATCACGGATTGAAAAACGTTGAAGTAAAATTATTTGACGGATTGCTTGTTGAATTTGTAAAAAAAGAAGGTGCTGTTATAATAGTGCGTGGTTTAAGAGCTGTAACAGATTTTGAGTATGAGTTCCAGATGTCATTCATTAACAGAACTCTTGACCCCAGCGTTGAAACAATCTTCTTACCAGCAACAGAAGGTGTGCATTTCATATCATCAAGTTTTGTGAAAGAAATCACCAGGCTGAAAGGTGATACCAAAAATCTGGTGCCACAAAGGGTGCAAGAAAAACTTATTGCCAAATTTAGCCATGCAAATAAATAAAACAACGATATTTTTAATATGTTGCATTTTCACACTTATTGCCATTAGCTGTAATGCAGCAGAACTAGGGCAAGTTACAGGCTTGCCAATCAATAGGTATGTTAGCCTTAAATCTGATGAAATAAAACTGAGGGTTGGCCCTGGCCAAAAATATCAAACCTCGTATATATATCAATGTAAAAACTGCCCAGTAAAAATCATAGCAGAGTTTGATAATTGGAGAAAAATTCAAGATAAAGACGGTACGCAGGGGTGGGTTCATCAAAGTCTGTTGAGTGGTGTGAATTACGCAATTATCAAGGATAATAAATTGGCTGCAAACTCAATTTTGAAAAAGGAAATAACAAACAATCACTCACTCATATTTAAAGCTCCGAATGAAGGCTCTAGCCCTATTGCAAAAGTTGAGTTTGATACGATAGTAAAAGTGCGTAAATGCGAAAACGAATGGTGCAGGGTTGATGCGGGGAATTACACTGGTTGGATCCAAAAAATAAACTTATGGGGCGTTGAATGAGTATGAAGAAGAAAAATAAGATAGGAATTGCAAGTGATCATGCCGGATATGAATTAAAGCGAGAACTTCTCTGTTATCTTGAAGAAACAGTTGTTGACTATGGAACATATAACGACGAACCCGTTGATTACCCTGACCTTGCGGCTGAATTAGTTAAAGATATTGAACTTGGGCAAATAAATTACGGCATACTAATTTGTGGTTCTGGAATTGGAATGTCCATATGTGCTAACAGGAATAAGTTTGCAAGAGCAGCTTTATGCTATAGCATGGAAGCAGCAAAACTTGCAAGAGAGCATAATGATGCCAATATATTGGTGCTAGGAGCTAGATTTACACCATTTGAGGATTCAAAAAATATCTTAGACATATTCTTAAATACAAAATTCGATGGTGGCAGGCATCTAAGAAGAATAAAAAAGTATAGTGCTTCGAATTTGTAGAGACCGCTGATACTTTTACGGGCAAAGCAGCCAAAGCTATCAAGTCTCTCGGCACCGTCAAGTTAATGGAGGTAAGGGCGTGACAGAGCATCTTTTTGAAAATTATGCAGCAGCTATGGATTGAGCGGCGTGATCCCAAATAGATTTAGCTTCAAAAAACATTTCTTTTTGCTTGCTAGAACTGTTAATATACCTGCCCACATCTACTGAAAATATGTTCCTTATTTTTCCCATCAAAGAAAGAGTTTGCTGTACCCCAGAAGGAGATTTGAATTTTATTAGGCATTTCTCTTTCCTGCGTGTTGGTTGGTGTGCATTTTCAACCCTATTATTTAATCCTTTATGGCGCCTATGCTCTGTTTTAGGGCACATTTCTTTTATAGGTTTGGTATAGCTTTTTAATTTATCTGTCACGATTACTCTGGGTACTGGATTTGATTGTAATAATCTTGATAAAAACCTTATCGCAGACTTTTTATTACGTCTGGTCTGTAGGAAGACATCTATCTCATATCCATCTTCATCTACAGCTCTCCACAAAATAAAATATTTACCGTTAATTTTAATGCTCATCTCATCCAAATGCCATTTATCCTTTGCTTTCCTCTACTTCTTCTTGATTATATCTAAAAACCTTTTTCCAAATTTAATACACCATGCTCTTATCGTTTCATGGCTTACTTCTATACCCCTGTATAACAACTCTTCTGCTACGTCTCTATAACTCAAATTAAATCTGTGGTACAACCAAACTGCATGTCCTATTATCACCATTGGATATCTGTATCTGCTCGCTCTTTCTTCCATTGTTTTTCTATTATTTTTTATTTTGCTCCAATTTACTATTTTTTCCCTCTTCTCTCAATACCTTTTGCACCTCAACTTTTTTAACTTGACGGTGCCTACAGAATAGGACGCAAAGCCCAGTGTATATTTTTTCTATTTTGTTCATTCTCTGAAAGCATCACATATCATAGTCCACAGTATGTGTTATTTTTTTATATTAAGCAACAAAATACTAAAAACCGCTGCAGCATTAGAAAGCAAGTAACGCAATGCGAAGTCTGCAGACTCTCCAAGTAGAAATAATTATTCTTTACGGTCTTTTTAACTTCTACATAGATCATCACTATGACAGTCTATGGTGGTTTTTAAATATTTTAACAATTCGTCCTTATTTGTTTTAGTGTTAACTGAAGGAAGCACCTTCAAAACTACAGTTCCTGGATACTTCCACCACGACCCTTTAGGCCAAAAAACACCAGAATTAACAGCAACTGGAATAATAGGGGTATTGGGAAACTTATTGTGCAGTGCTGCAATCCCTGCTTGATACTCTACAGAATCAAATGGTTTAACTCTTGTTCCTTCTGGAAAAATTATAACACTTCGATTTTCTCCTAAACTTTTCTCGCAAGCCCTCAACAACTGTTTCAATGCTAACATACCGCCATTTCTGTCAATCGGGATCATTCCCATGTGCTGTAGAAACCATCCATAAAATGGTATGCTAAGCAGCTCTTTTTTGATTACATATACGGGAAACTTCAGATATTGTAAGAAAAATGCCGTTTCTATCACTGATTGATGCTTGCATGCTATTATGAATGGGGATTTAGGTAGGTTCTCTGCGCTTAAAATTTCCACTTTGATATTGCAGATAAACCTCAAGGCCCTTATCACCACATAAGACCATGAAATGCCTAATATAGACATAATTTTGGGATTCCTAAGAAAAAATAAAGGAGATAAAGTTGCTGATATCAAAACCGTCCAAACTGGCAAGAATATATTAAAAATCAAAGACCTAATAAAAAGCGACATACATCTATACTTTTATATGCAACCTAATTGCGCCACCATCAAGATTGAATACCTTGCTTTCTTGTGATGAATCAATTTTATCTTTCAATTCTATGGCTAACGTTTGCTCTTTTATGTATTCGTGCCATTTACTGATTGATTCTTTTACTATTTTGTCATCCGAAGACATCTCAAGATATATCTTGTCCGTGATATTCAAGTCCATCTCTTTTCTTGTTTGCTGGATAGCTCTTACTATATCGCGCGCTATTCCTTCCAGCTCAAGCTCCCTAGTTACTTCTAAATCAACCAGTACTAAAGCATCGTTTGTTGAGAGAGCGGATATATTATGTTTATATTCGCCCTTAGCTTCTAATAGCAATTCAAACTCATCTGCATTCAACAAACAGCCAGCAATCTCAACACTATTACCGACAAATCTCCAATTACCTTCTTTGTTGGCTGCTACTATATCTTTAACTTTTTGTGGCAGCCTCTTTGCCAACATTGGAAAGCTTATCTTCAATCTATAATCTGCATATTGAGCTATTTCTTCTTTGCCAAGATTAACCCAACTCTTTACATTGATTTCATCAAGCACAAGCTGCTTTAACTCGGCAGAGAAATTCGCATCAGCAACCCCGATAAAAGTAACTTTTGCAAGTGGTTGCCTAACGCGTATGTGTCGCTCATTTCTAATTCTGAGTGCGGTATTGCATGCATCACGCACTTTTTCCATATTATTTATCAAAGTTTCTTCATATGGGATAGAGGACGTGTCTGGATATAATTCCAGATGAACACTTTTAGAAGTTTGGTCAAGATTTGAGAAGATCGCTTCTGTGATTAACGGTAGTAACGGTGCTACACTACGTGTAAATACGTGCAGAACAGAATATAACGTGTTGTATGCAAAGAGTTTATCTTGATCTTTTTGATGGCGCCAAAATCTCTCTCTTGAACGCCTGATGTACCAATTGTTTAAAACCTCAAGAAACTCCTCAACAGCTTTTGTCGCAGAAACAGTGTCATATTTATCCAAAGAAGCTTGGATTGTATCCGTAACATTTGCCAACTTTCCGATGATATACTTATCGAGCACATTCGTTGATGTTAAATCGAAACGCACTGCGACTTTATCCGCTTTTGAATAAATTGAAAAAAAGTTAAATGCATTCCAAAGCGGTTTTATAACAGTTTTGACTGCTTCTCTGATACCATTTGCGTCCTTGTCCATCACAAGCTCCTGACCTTTCATCACAGGTGATGACATCATGAACCAACGCATTGCATCCGCTCCATATTTTTCAAATACCTCTTTGGGGTCGGGGTAATTCTTTAAGCGTTTTGAAAGCTTTTGCCCTCCGTCCCCAAGAATAACACCGTGACAAATACAATTCAAAAATGGTGGTCTATCAAACAAAGCGGTCGAAAGAACCGTCATGGTATAAAACCAACCTCTTGTTTGCGCCAAGTATTCAACTATAAAATCAGCAGGAAAGTGATTTTCAAACCATTCTTTATTTTCAAATGGATAATGCATCTGCGCATATGGCATAGAACCGCTTTCAAACCAACAATCTAATACCTCTGGCACTCTCCTTAATTTTGATTGGCCTGTTGGGTCTTTTGGGTTTGGCTTAGTTAAATCATCGATGAACGGACGGTGTAGGTCATCCACCCTTACCCCAAATGATTCTTCTATTTCTGTTACGGAGCCGTAAACTTCGATATGAGGATATTTTGGATCATCACTTTGCCAAATTGGGATCGGACATCCCCAAAACCTGTTCCTTGAAATTGACCAATCTCTTGCATTTTCCAGCCACTTACCGAACAGTCCAGCTTTAATATGTTCAGGTATCCAATTGATCTGTTTGTTATTTTCGATCATTTTGTCTTTTATTGCCGTCACTTTCACATACCAAGAGGAAACAGCCTTATATATAAGTGGTGTGTCAGTACGCCAACAATGTGGATAATTATGGATATACTGTTCTGTTTTTATCCAAAGGTTCAGGTTTTTTAAACGGATTATAATGTCGTCATTTGTTTCAAAGACTTGTTTGCCAACATAATCTTCAACCGGATAAGTAAATTTACCAGCAGCATCCACTGGACAAACCAACTCTATCCCATATTTTTCACAAAGAATCTGATCGTCTTCCCCAAATCCTGGTGCTATATGCACAATTCCGGTTCCGTCATCAGTTGTTACAAAGTCGCCTGCTAGGATCGTAAATGCTTTTGGATGATCTTTAAAAAACTCAAAAGGTGGTATATAACTTAAGCCTATAAGTTCAGCTCCTTTGAATTTTTTTATGACAGAAGAGCCTAGCTCTTTAGCATATTTTGGCAGCAAATTTTCAGCTATTATAGCAACCTTCCCTTCCTTTTCCACTGCAACATAATCAATTTCCCTACCAACAGCAATCGCAAGATTTGATGGCAACGTCCAAGGAGTTGTCGTCCAAACTGCAAGCACCACAGAACCATAGCCTGCTATTATGCTGTCTCCATTCTTTAACTTAAAACCAAGTGTAACTGCTTTACTATGCTTTTCTCTATACGCATTGTCCATTCTTGTTTCAAAATCCGAGACTGGAGTTTCACAGGCCCATGAATATGGCATCACTCTCATAGATTGGTAGATTAATCCAGCTTTATAGAGTTCACTAAAAGCCCAAATCACACTTTCCATGTATGGCTTATCCATGGTTTTATAGTCATCCTTAAAATCAACCCAACGAGCTTGTCTATTAACGTATTCTTGCCATTCATTAGTGTATTTTAAAACAGACTCCTTACAATGTTGATTAAATCTATCTATACCATACTTTTCAATCGCAACTTTGCCTGATATCCCAAGTTCCTTCTCAGAGTACATCTCCGCAGGCAGTCCATGACAATCCCAACCAAATCTTCTATCTACTTTTTTACCTTTCATCGTTTGATACCTGGCGAATAAATCTTTGATGAAGCCAGTAAGAAGATGTCCATAATGAGGTAAGCCATTAGCAAATGGAGGTCCGTCATAAAAAACAAACTCTCCTTCTCCCCTCAAACTTTGTTCGAAGGTTTCATCATCATGCCATTTTTTCAAAACTTGTTTTTCTATAGCATTGAAGTCATCTGCATCTAAGTTTATTGCCATATTATATAGCCGCTGAAATAATCGAAAAGTTATATACTTATAAACAAAAATCATAAAAGAAGCAATTGCGCTTTTTGTTTACCCAACAAGAAAATGGCATTCCTAAATAAATATGGTTCTGTCGCATCTGTTGAAACACATAAGAATTTTTGATATTCTGAAAGAAATAGTTGCTGGTAATAATGTTTAAAGTAGACCCAAAATTAATGAAGTATTTTAAGAACCATGAATATGGCGCAGAAATCATTATGGTATCGCTGTATATGAAAGGAAGATATTCTTTAAGTTACAGAGAGATAGAAGAGATAGGCGGGTTGAGAGGACTCAACATAGATCACGCCACTCTACAAAGATGGGTAGTAAAGTTTATGCCAATACTTGAAGGAAGATTCAGAAAAAGAAAAAAAGCCAGTCAACGGCAGCTGGAGAATGGACGAGACATATATCAAGGTTAAAGGTAAATGGGTCTATTTGTATAGAGCAGTTGATAAATACGGGGATACCATAGATTTTATGCTAAGAGCAAAAAGAGATAAAAGGGCAGCTAAAGCGTTTTTCAGGAAAGCAATTAAATCTAGTGGCCAGCCTATAAAGGTTAATATAGATAAAAGTGGCTCTAATACTTCTGCTTTGAATTCGATCAATAAGCCATTATCTAAAGAAGACCAAATAGAAATTAGGCATAACAAATATCTAAACAATAGGATAGAAGGCGATCACAGATTTGTAAAGAAACGAACTAGACCGATGCTTGGTTTCAAATCCTTTAGAAGTGCCGCCAGGACTATTGCAGGAATAGAGCTCTTGCACATGATTAAAAAAGGACAACTTGCTGACAATGACAATTATAATTCTGACTTTGATAAATTTCTTTGGTTCTGTCGCATCTGTGAAAATTCAGTGCAAAAAAGTGAAAAGTGAAAATTTCAAAGTGCGGAAAATCGGGAGTTAAAAATTCTTAATTTTTACTTTTTATTTCAAAAATTAACAGATGCGACAGAACCCAAGCAACACAAAAATGTAAAAAAAGAAGTTTAATGTTGGCATAAGTCAGCTATTTACGTTTGTTATCAAATATATACTCTTCTTATCTCAAGAACGGTTCTGTCGCATCTGTTGAAACACATAAGAATTTTGGCTCTGTCGCATCTGTAATATGATGCAAAAACTTTCAAATTATTTGTATATTTTTCCATTAAGCAGTTAGTGAAAGAAATGGTTCTGTCGCATCTGTTAATTTTTGAAATAAAAAGTAAAAATTAAGAATTTTTAACTCCCGATTTTCCGCACTTTGAAATTTTCACTTTTCACTTTTTGCACTGAATTTTCACAGATGCGACAGAACCCAGAATTGCAAGAATGACCAGAAAAACAAAGGTAGTTTCAAAATCTGAAGAAGTTGTCGATCTTACGATTAAGCTCTGGCTACATTTTGAGGATAACAATAATTTCCTAAGTGAGCAGGGCAATTTTATATCTATCTTTGGCTAACACTCTGAATGGATTTAGGGCTACATAGGCATGATATAACAGATAATATGTGGGATTTGATAAAGGATCATTTACCAGGAAGGGAAGGTACGTGGGGAGGTTTGGCACATAATAACAGAAGATTCATTAACGCAGTATTTTGGATATTAAGAACAGGTTCTCCCTGGAGAGATTTGCCTTCAGAATATGGAGGATGGAAAAATACACATAAAAGATTTTGCAGATGGAGAGACAAAAGGATATGGGAGGCTTTATTGGAGATATTTGTGAAAGAACCTGATATGGAATGGTTAATGATAGACGCAAGTCATAGTAAAGTGCATCCACATGCTTCAGGTGCAAAAGGCGGCAATCAAGATATGAGTCGTACAAAAGGGGGCTCAATACAAAGATTCACCTTGCCTTGGATTCACATGGTATGCCACTCAAAGTTATTATCACAAAAGGCTCAGAAGCTGATTGCAAGCAGGCTGTTAATCTTATTGAAGAGATGAAAGCTGAGTACTTACTAGCCGACAGAGGGTACGATGTTAATTACATAATTGACCATGCCCAAGAATTGGGCATGAGAGTTGTTATTCCTCCTAAAAAGAACAGAATCACCCAGAGAAAATACGATAAAGATTTATACAAAATAAGGCATATTGTAGAAAACACCTTTCTTCATCTTAAAAGATGGAGGGGAATTGCAACCAGATATGCTAAAAATTCAGCTTCTTTTCTTGCCGCAATTCAGATTAGATGCTTATCTCTTTGGCTTAAAATCTCATGACGACATTATCTAGAAAAGATACCAGAATAAAAAATATGCTTTTACAAAACTTCATCGCTTGTTTTTCTACTTTACACTTAATAGAGTACTTACTTTTTTGCATTATACAATTTGTTTGTATTTTTTGATGAAAGTTCTACAAACTATGTCAATAACTTGTTAGTTTGGTGTTAGTATTGTTTTCATCAACATTTACATTTTTTTTTATCAAAGTTATTATTAATGTTGATAAATTAAGAATCATTATAAAACACTACAAACCTACTCTGTGGTTAGTCTTAAGTGTTAATAAATGTTAGGCTGACCAAACCAACATTAAATAACTAACACTATTAAATAAAAATAAATATAATGTATAAGGTCATAATCAATAATGAATTTATAAAACATGAGTAATAATAAATTACTAATAAATGAGGTGGTATACGGACCATCCCAAACAACCCCCATTTGGTTTATGCGACAAGCTGGCAGATATCTAAAAGAATATATGGAAGAAAAAAGTAAGCATAAGTCTTTTTTAGATATGTGTTTAAACAGTGATTCGATGAAAGAAATAACTCTACAGCCATTGAGAAGGTTTGATTTGGATGCAGCTATTATATTTTCTGATATACTTATTGTACCTTTATCAATGAAGTTGAAGTTGGATTTTATAAAAGGGAGTGGACCGGTTTTTTTATCCAAAGATTTAGATGAAAGGCTAAACCAAGTGGAAAAATCTGAAGAAGCATTTGATGTATATGACAAAGTTTTTGAAGGTATAAGAAAAATTAAGGAAGAGATTGACCAAAAACATAAAAGCAAAGCTATAATAGGATTTGCTGGCTCACCATTTACTGTTGCATGTTACGTGATACAAGGAAGGGGGGATAAAGATTTTAGTGAGGTGAGAAAGTTATATTTTAATGATAAAAAAAGATTTTTAAGAATTATAGAAATATTAACAAGGGAAACAATAAAATATCTAAAAGGACAAATTGATCAGGGAGTTGAAGTGGTAAAACTTTTTGATTCTTGGAGTGGGATATTGGCAGAAGATGAGTTTGAGGAGCTAGTGATAAAGCCAAATCAAAAAATTGTGAATGAGTTGAAGAATTATAAAAAAAACATCATTACCAATACCTTTCCCAAAGGAAGTGGTGTTAAGTATAAGCGATTTTTGGAAATGGTGGATACAGATATAATAGCAATAGATCACACCATGCCAAAAGAATGGGTAAGAGATAATTTACAAGGCAAAGCAACAATACAAGGAAACTTAGATAATGCCATATTACTTGCGGAAAATGCGGA from Candidatus Bandiella woodruffii encodes:
- the ileS gene encoding isoleucine--tRNA ligase, whose protein sequence is MAINLDADDFNAIEKQVLKKWHDDETFEQSLRGEGEFVFYDGPPFANGLPHYGHLLTGFIKDLFARYQTMKGKKVDRRFGWDCHGLPAEMYSEKELGISGKVAIEKYGIDRFNQHCKESVLKYTNEWQEYVNRQARWVDFKDDYKTMDKPYMESVIWAFSELYKAGLIYQSMRVMPYSWACETPVSDFETRMDNAYREKHSKAVTLGFKLKNGDSIIAGYGSVVLAVWTTTPWTLPSNLAIAVGREIDYVAVEKEGKVAIIAENLLPKYAKELGSSVIKKFKGAELIGLSYIPPFEFFKDHPKAFTILAGDFVTTDDGTGIVHIAPGFGEDDQILCEKYGIELVCPVDAAGKFTYPVEDYVGKQVFETNDDIIIRLKNLNLWIKTEQYIHNYPHCWRTDTPLIYKAVSSWYVKVTAIKDKMIENNKQINWIPEHIKAGLFGKWLENARDWSISRNRFWGCPIPIWQSDDPKYPHIEVYGSVTEIEESFGVRVDDLHRPFIDDLTKPNPKDPTGQSKLRRVPEVLDCWFESGSMPYAQMHYPFENKEWFENHFPADFIVEYLAQTRGWFYTMTVLSTALFDRPPFLNCICHGVILGDGGQKLSKRLKNYPDPKEVFEKYGADAMRWFMMSSPVMKGQELVMDKDANGIREAVKTVIKPLWNAFNFFSIYSKADKVAVRFDLTSTNVLDKYIIGKLANVTDTIQASLDKYDTVSATKAVEEFLEVLNNWYIRRSRERFWRHQKDQDKLFAYNTLYSVLHVFTRSVAPLLPLITEAIFSNLDQTSKSVHLELYPDTSSIPYEETLINNMEKVRDACNTALRIRNERHIRVRQPLAKVTFIGVADANFSAELKQLVLDEINVKSWVNLGKEEIAQYADYRLKISFPMLAKRLPQKVKDIVAANKEGNWRFVGNSVEIAGCLLNADEFELLLEAKGEYKHNISALSTNDALVLVDLEVTRELELEGIARDIVRAIQQTRKEMDLNITDKIYLEMSSDDKIVKESISKWHEYIKEQTLAIELKDKIDSSQESKVFNLDGGAIRLHIKV
- the rpiB gene encoding ribose 5-phosphate isomerase B, with product MKKKNKIGIASDHAGYELKRELLCYLEETVVDYGTYNDEPVDYPDLAAELVKDIELGQINYGILICGSGIGMSICANRNKFARAALCYSMEAAKLAREHNDANILVLGARFTPFEDSKNILDIFLNTKFDGGRHLRRIKKYSASNL
- the hemE gene encoding uroporphyrinogen decarboxylase, with translation MSNNKLLINEVVYGPSQTTPIWFMRQAGRYLKEYMEEKSKHKSFLDMCLNSDSMKEITLQPLRRFDLDAAIIFSDILIVPLSMKLKLDFIKGSGPVFLSKDLDERLNQVEKSEEAFDVYDKVFEGIRKIKEEIDQKHKSKAIIGFAGSPFTVACYVIQGRGDKDFSEVRKLYFNDKKRFLRIIEILTRETIKYLKGQIDQGVEVVKLFDSWSGILAEDEFEELVIKPNQKIVNELKNYKKNIITNTFPKGSGVKYKRFLEMVDTDIIAIDHTMPKEWVRDNLQGKATIQGNLDNAILLAENADIKGEVTKILDVFSKGKFIFNLGHGILPSSMVEKVEEVVKVVREYDRRK
- a CDS encoding lysophospholipid acyltransferase family protein, translating into MSILGISWSYVVIRALRFICNIKVEILSAENLPKSPFIIACKHQSVIETAFFLQYLKFPVYVIKKELLSIPFYGWFLQHMGMIPIDRNGGMLALKQLLRACEKSLGENRSVIIFPEGTRVKPFDSVEYQAGIAALHNKFPNTPIIPVAVNSGVFWPKGSWWKYPGTVVLKVLPSVNTKTNKDELLKYLKTTIDCHSDDLCRS
- a CDS encoding RluA family pseudouridine synthase → MEIRTLQVEKNDDGLRLDRWFYRNLPSMPFVVVAKLIRKGQVRIDGKRAKINSYVKSEQIIRTPVIEFEEHKRQPDVKPNNFNSTKAAILKSVIFEDENLMVLNKQYGLCVQDGTNVSISIDRILRLAGIEAKIVHRIDKKTTGLLILAKSSYAAAEISKLFRDKDINKTYLAILCGVPEERKGVIQTVIPKFESDSSKEQAAETKFRVLVTYQDMLSLVEMTPLTGRKHQIRLHSKEINCPILGDSKNKYRGSGNKNSVYKNAKLHLHAYSLSFKLFDKTYNLKAKLPDHFLDTMTKYFPTAKIKGYDF
- the coaD gene encoding pantetheine-phosphate adenylyltransferase → MTSKQIAIYPGTFDPITLGHLDVIKRSSLIFGKLIIAVAANPSKTPLFSVEERKGMIKEELFYHGLKNVEVKLFDGLLVEFVKKEGAVIIVRGLRAVTDFEYEFQMSFINRTLDPSVETIFLPATEGVHFISSSFVKEITRLKGDTKNLVPQRVQEKLIAKFSHANK
- a CDS encoding SH3 domain-containing protein, which produces MPNLAMQINKTTIFLICCIFTLIAISCNAAELGQVTGLPINRYVSLKSDEIKLRVGPGQKYQTSYIYQCKNCPVKIIAEFDNWRKIQDKDGTQGWVHQSLLSGVNYAIIKDNKLAANSILKKEITNNHSLIFKAPNEGSSPIAKVEFDTIVKVRKCENEWCRVDAGNYTGWIQKINLWGVE
- a CDS encoding IS5 family transposase (programmed frameshift) translates to MDLGLHRHDITDNMWDLIKDHLPGREGTWGGLAHNNRRFINAVFWILRTGSPWRDLPSEYGGWKNTHKRFCRWRDKRIWEALLEIFVKEPDMEWLMIDASHSKVHPHASGAKGGNQDMSRTKGGFNTKIHLALDSHGMPLKVIITKGSEADCKQAVNLIEEMKAEYLLADRGYDVNYIIDHAQELGMRVVIPPKKNRITQRKYDKDLYKIRHIVENTFLHLKRWRGIATRYAKNSASFLAAIQIRCLSLWLKIS